The following coding sequences are from one Arthrobacter sp. 24S4-2 window:
- a CDS encoding glycerate kinase: protein MRILIAPDKFKGSLTAAQAASAIAEGALRVYPDAVATQFPVADGGEGTLEAAVAAGYEERLNAVVGPILAPTGAAWAIHKDSFGGATAVIETAQASGLALMDPTPENALRAHSYGCGQLIAAALDAGATEIVLGVGGSAMTDGGSGALRALGLKPMDGAGNVVPLGGGSLADVANIDHSGLDPRLATARIRIAVDVQNPLFGTDGAAHVFGPQKGADADTVELLDAGLRNWASVLRQATGRDVNVPGAGAAGGFPASFLAFSGATLEGGFALVAGLTGLAAQLAEADLVITGEGSMDAQSLTGKAPIALADAARERGIPVIVVAGRILVTPEELAHHGVVAAAQLLDVAASPEDAVANAAKYLAWATSQVLEGA from the coding sequence ATGCGCATTCTCATCGCCCCGGACAAGTTCAAAGGATCCCTGACCGCCGCCCAGGCAGCCAGCGCCATCGCCGAGGGGGCGCTCCGCGTCTACCCGGATGCAGTGGCCACCCAGTTCCCTGTAGCCGACGGCGGCGAAGGCACCCTTGAGGCGGCCGTCGCCGCCGGCTACGAGGAACGGCTCAACGCCGTCGTCGGTCCCATCCTGGCACCCACCGGCGCGGCCTGGGCCATCCACAAGGATTCCTTCGGCGGGGCCACCGCGGTGATCGAAACGGCCCAGGCGTCCGGCCTTGCGCTCATGGATCCGACGCCCGAAAACGCCCTGCGGGCCCACAGCTACGGCTGCGGCCAGCTGATCGCGGCCGCGCTGGACGCCGGCGCCACCGAGATCGTGCTGGGTGTCGGCGGATCGGCCATGACCGACGGCGGCAGTGGGGCCCTCCGCGCCCTGGGTCTGAAGCCGATGGATGGGGCCGGGAATGTTGTCCCCCTGGGCGGAGGTTCCCTGGCGGACGTTGCAAACATCGACCACTCTGGCCTCGACCCCCGGTTGGCAACCGCAAGAATCCGGATTGCCGTGGATGTGCAGAACCCGCTGTTCGGAACCGACGGCGCGGCGCACGTCTTCGGCCCGCAGAAAGGAGCCGACGCCGACACTGTTGAACTGCTCGACGCCGGGCTCCGCAACTGGGCATCCGTGCTCCGCCAGGCAACCGGACGCGATGTCAACGTGCCCGGCGCCGGAGCGGCGGGCGGATTCCCGGCGTCGTTCCTTGCCTTCAGCGGTGCCACGCTGGAAGGCGGATTTGCCCTGGTGGCCGGTCTGACAGGCCTGGCGGCCCAGCTGGCGGAGGCTGACCTGGTCATCACCGGCGAGGGCTCCATGGACGCGCAGTCGCTGACGGGCAAGGCTCCCATTGCCCTGGCGGACGCGGCACGCGAACGCGGGATCCCGGTCATTGTGGTGGCCGGCCGCATCCTTGTCACCCCCGAGGAACTGGCGCACCACGGCGTCGTGGCCGCCGCGCAGCTGCTGGACGTCGCGGCCAGTCCGGAAGACGCCGTCGCCAACGCCGCAAAGTATCTCGCCTGGGCCACCAGCCAGGTGCTCGAAGGCGCCTAA
- a CDS encoding DUF6766 family protein, with amino-acid sequence MGKWIKEHGLLLANIGLFALFFCGMIISGANDYSDDQLAHGQPAVTVAGYLTTGAFLEATFENWESEFLQMGMYVVLTVFLFQKGSSESKPMDRPAPQDQDPRDATVKAATPWPVRRGGLVLKLYEHSLSILFLLLFLASFILHAVGGSQEYSDEQLSHGQPAVTLLGYFATSRFWFESFQNWQSEFLAVAVLVGASVYLREKGSPESKPVAEPHYETGA; translated from the coding sequence ATGGGCAAGTGGATCAAGGAACACGGGCTGCTTCTGGCCAACATCGGACTTTTCGCGCTGTTCTTTTGCGGCATGATCATCAGCGGGGCAAACGACTACAGCGACGACCAGCTTGCCCATGGCCAGCCCGCCGTGACTGTCGCAGGCTACCTCACCACCGGAGCGTTCCTGGAAGCGACGTTCGAGAACTGGGAATCCGAATTCCTGCAGATGGGAATGTACGTCGTCCTGACCGTATTCCTTTTCCAGAAGGGCTCCTCAGAGTCCAAGCCAATGGACCGGCCGGCACCGCAGGACCAGGATCCGCGCGATGCCACCGTGAAGGCGGCCACTCCCTGGCCGGTACGCCGTGGAGGCTTGGTGCTCAAGCTCTACGAGCACTCCCTGTCCATCCTGTTCCTGCTCCTTTTCCTGGCATCCTTCATACTCCATGCCGTCGGCGGCAGTCAGGAATACAGCGACGAACAGCTAAGCCATGGCCAGCCGGCTGTCACACTGCTCGGCTATTTCGCCACCAGCCGCTTCTGGTTCGAGTCCTTCCAGAACTGGCAAAGTGAGTTCCTGGCCGTGGCCGTCCTGGTTGGCGCATCCGTCTACCTGCGCGAAAAAGGCTCACCCGAGTCCAAGCCCGTGGCCGAGCCGCACTACGAGACCGGCGCCTAG
- a CDS encoding DUF6328 family protein — protein sequence MTDPEVTPGNGRDETVEQQMDRNWMELIQELRVLQTGVQILAGFLLTLPFQSRFEELDTFQVRLYLTNVVLAALTTALILLPVSVHRRLFRQRLKATLVSSADRITKIALGGVALLSVGTSALVFDVTAGRDAGLTAGGALLAVLLILLVVVPVQLNRRATRG from the coding sequence ATGACCGATCCTGAGGTGACGCCGGGCAACGGAAGAGACGAAACGGTCGAGCAGCAGATGGACCGCAACTGGATGGAACTTATCCAGGAGCTCCGGGTGCTCCAGACCGGCGTCCAGATCCTCGCCGGCTTCCTGCTAACGCTTCCCTTCCAGTCCAGGTTTGAGGAACTCGATACCTTCCAGGTGCGCCTCTACCTCACCAACGTTGTCCTTGCCGCGCTGACCACTGCCCTGATCCTGCTGCCCGTCAGCGTGCACCGCAGGCTTTTCCGCCAGCGGCTGAAAGCCACCCTGGTTTCGAGTGCGGACAGGATCACAAAGATTGCCCTTGGCGGCGTCGCCCTCTTGAGCGTGGGAACGTCAGCGCTCGTCTTCGATGTCACCGCCGGACGCGACGCTGGCCTCACGGCAGGAGGGGCGCTGCTGGCCGTGCTGCTGATCCTGCTGGTAGTCGTTCCGGTCCAGCTCAACAGACGTGCCACGAGAGGCTAG
- a CDS encoding SDR family oxidoreductase encodes MTDSDKRPDQPKDPRDSYHSGGFPEQVQEQPGLTAPMEPKPDHGEESYEGSNALAGKAALITGGDSGIGKAVAIAFAREGADVAISYLPEEEADAQDTAAWVRKTGQRVLLLPGDGRSEEFSTSIVNDALAEFGRLDVVVLNAAYQKNRDSFETLSTGEFDRVFKTNLYSLLWTARAAVPHLKAGASIITTASIQAFNPSPGLIDYAMTKGAQVAFTKALAQELGPRGIRVNAVAPGPIWTPLIPATEWPEKLPKFGQDTPLGRAGQPAELAAAYVLLASDHGSYISGAVLPVTGGKGL; translated from the coding sequence ATGACCGATTCTGACAAGCGGCCAGACCAGCCAAAGGACCCCCGGGACAGCTACCACTCGGGCGGATTTCCCGAACAGGTGCAGGAACAGCCGGGGCTTACCGCGCCCATGGAACCCAAACCGGACCACGGCGAGGAAAGCTACGAGGGAAGCAACGCGCTCGCCGGCAAAGCGGCGCTGATCACCGGCGGGGACTCCGGCATCGGCAAGGCGGTGGCCATCGCCTTCGCCCGCGAAGGCGCAGATGTCGCCATCTCCTACCTCCCCGAGGAGGAAGCTGACGCCCAGGACACTGCGGCGTGGGTCCGCAAGACCGGCCAACGGGTATTGCTGTTGCCCGGTGATGGCCGAAGCGAGGAATTCAGCACCAGTATCGTCAACGATGCTTTGGCGGAATTCGGACGCCTGGACGTGGTGGTGCTCAACGCGGCTTACCAAAAGAACCGGGACAGCTTCGAAACCCTGTCCACAGGAGAGTTCGACCGGGTTTTCAAGACGAATCTGTACTCCCTGCTGTGGACGGCACGGGCCGCCGTGCCGCACCTCAAGGCGGGTGCATCCATCATCACCACCGCATCCATCCAGGCGTTCAATCCGTCGCCGGGCCTCATCGACTATGCCATGACCAAGGGTGCGCAGGTGGCGTTCACGAAGGCCCTGGCCCAGGAGCTTGGCCCCAGGGGCATCCGTGTCAACGCTGTTGCGCCCGGCCCCATCTGGACGCCCCTGATTCCCGCCACGGAATGGCCGGAAAAGCTGCCAAAGTTCGGCCAGGACACGCCGTTGGGGCGGGCCGGGCAGCCCGCCGAGCTTGCGGCGGCCTACGTCCTGCTCGCCTCGGATCATGGCTCGTACATCTCCGGCGCAGTGCTCCCCGTGACGGGCGGTAAAGGCCTCTGA
- a CDS encoding uracil-xanthine permease family protein, whose translation MSMLGTKWKLHGNGKSVRPGEVVAPGERLTWPLTIGVGMQHVVAMFGATFLVPIITGMPPATTLFFSGIGTLLFLVITRGKVPSYLGSSFAFIAPIMASQQQFGIPGALGGVVLAGAGLAVIGAVVQKFGAGWINRLMPPIVTGAIVALIGLNLAPAAKNNFDAAPVTAVVTLATIILVSVLFKGILGRLSILVGVVVGYLVAMIRGEVDYAKMDAAAWLGFPHFQTPEFHLGVVGLFVPVVLVLVAENIGHVKSVSAMTGQNLDGVSGRALLADGAATVLAGFGGGSGTTTYAENIGVMAATKVYSTAAYWVAGMFAIVLSFSPKFGELIATVPPGVLGGAATMLYGMIGILGVKIWVQNKVNFSNPVNLTTAAVALIIGIADYTWTIGELKFTGIALGSAAALVIYHGMKAIAKARGSVAEPETEQAGLPPAVKAAINAAAKRTPKRRP comes from the coding sequence ATGAGCATGCTCGGTACCAAATGGAAGCTTCACGGCAACGGCAAGTCGGTCCGGCCCGGCGAGGTGGTGGCCCCGGGTGAGCGGCTCACCTGGCCGCTGACCATCGGGGTGGGAATGCAGCACGTGGTGGCCATGTTCGGCGCCACATTCCTGGTGCCCATCATCACGGGCATGCCGCCGGCCACTACGCTGTTCTTCTCAGGAATCGGCACGCTGCTGTTCCTGGTGATCACCCGGGGCAAAGTACCCAGCTATCTCGGCTCGAGCTTTGCGTTCATTGCTCCGATCATGGCGTCCCAGCAGCAGTTCGGGATTCCCGGAGCCCTCGGTGGGGTGGTTCTTGCCGGGGCCGGTTTGGCCGTCATCGGCGCCGTGGTGCAGAAGTTCGGGGCCGGCTGGATTAACCGGCTGATGCCTCCCATCGTCACCGGCGCCATCGTGGCGTTGATCGGGCTGAACCTCGCCCCGGCTGCGAAAAACAACTTCGACGCCGCCCCTGTCACGGCGGTGGTCACCCTGGCCACCATCATCCTTGTCAGTGTGCTGTTCAAAGGCATCCTGGGCCGCCTGAGCATCCTGGTGGGGGTTGTGGTGGGCTATCTGGTGGCCATGATCCGCGGCGAAGTGGACTACGCCAAGATGGACGCAGCCGCCTGGCTTGGCTTCCCGCACTTCCAGACGCCCGAGTTCCACCTGGGCGTTGTGGGCCTGTTCGTCCCCGTAGTGCTGGTGCTGGTCGCCGAGAACATCGGCCACGTGAAATCCGTGTCCGCCATGACGGGCCAGAATCTCGACGGCGTCTCCGGCCGGGCGCTTCTGGCCGATGGTGCCGCCACCGTGCTGGCCGGCTTCGGCGGCGGTTCCGGAACCACTACCTATGCCGAAAACATCGGCGTCATGGCCGCAACCAAGGTGTACTCGACAGCGGCCTACTGGGTAGCGGGCATGTTCGCCATAGTGCTGAGCTTCTCCCCCAAGTTCGGCGAATTGATCGCCACAGTTCCGCCGGGAGTGCTGGGCGGCGCCGCCACCATGCTCTACGGCATGATCGGCATCCTGGGCGTGAAAATCTGGGTCCAGAACAAGGTCAACTTCTCCAACCCGGTCAACCTGACCACCGCCGCGGTGGCCCTGATCATCGGCATCGCCGACTACACCTGGACCATCGGCGAACTGAAGTTCACGGGCATCGCCCTGGGGTCAGCCGCCGCACTGGTGATCTACCACGGCATGAAGGCGATCGCGAAGGCCCGCGGCAGCGTTGCGGAGCCTGAGACCGAGCAGGCCGGCCTCCCGCCGGCCGTCAAGGCGGCGATCAACGCGGCAGCCAAACGGACACCCAAAAGGCGGCCGTAA
- a CDS encoding malonic semialdehyde reductase: MTIAHEEAVIDAAAVDAIFAEARTANAFTGEVTDEQARAIYELTKFGPTAFNSQPLRVTYVRSDEARATLVETLSAGNRAKTASAPLVAVLSYDTAWQEQWDNFLPGYNAPKAMYDSAPELAAATGNNNAHLQAGYFILAVRSLGFAAGPMTGADFAAIDAEFFPAGDQKSFLVVNIGQPGPDAWGAAKPKFAYDDVVRTV, from the coding sequence ATGACAATCGCCCATGAAGAAGCAGTGATCGACGCAGCCGCAGTGGATGCGATTTTCGCTGAAGCCCGGACTGCCAACGCCTTTACCGGCGAAGTGACGGACGAGCAGGCCCGCGCCATCTACGAACTGACCAAGTTCGGCCCCACGGCCTTCAACTCCCAGCCGCTCCGCGTGACGTATGTGCGCTCCGACGAGGCCCGCGCGACGCTCGTTGAGACCCTGTCGGCCGGCAACCGGGCCAAGACGGCGTCGGCGCCCCTCGTTGCCGTGCTTAGTTACGACACCGCGTGGCAGGAACAGTGGGACAACTTCCTGCCCGGCTACAACGCGCCGAAGGCCATGTACGACTCCGCCCCGGAGCTCGCCGCCGCAACGGGCAACAACAACGCCCACCTGCAGGCCGGCTACTTCATCCTTGCAGTCCGCTCGCTCGGCTTTGCGGCCGGGCCCATGACCGGCGCGGACTTCGCTGCCATCGACGCAGAGTTCTTCCCGGCCGGAGACCAGAAGAGCTTCCTGGTGGTCAACATCGGCCAGCCCGGTCCCGATGCCTGGGGCGCGGCCAAGCCCAAGTTCGCTTACGACGACGTGGTCCGCACCGTCTGA
- a CDS encoding 2'-5' RNA ligase family protein has product MRNLILVAFIEPVADGLVFPRDDWPLHITLVKFDVDVTSDAGGGPGAGLADRIAELIDQPVRAALGTALTIGADACFGRLESIPVSLVEPSGPLQELHEALMGSVVELQGRVPTPLYTMENYRPHVSHHGDKRAQPGDAVVLDRVALVDMAPDGNHAVRRVLQLWELTK; this is encoded by the coding sequence ATGCGGAACCTGATCCTGGTGGCCTTCATCGAGCCCGTCGCGGACGGCCTGGTCTTTCCCCGCGACGACTGGCCCCTGCACATCACCCTTGTGAAGTTCGATGTTGACGTGACATCCGATGCCGGGGGTGGCCCGGGCGCCGGGCTCGCCGATCGCATTGCAGAACTCATCGACCAGCCGGTCCGCGCGGCTCTGGGCACCGCCCTCACCATCGGGGCGGACGCCTGCTTCGGCCGGCTGGAGTCCATCCCCGTCAGCCTCGTTGAGCCCAGCGGCCCCCTGCAGGAACTGCACGAGGCACTGATGGGCTCCGTTGTGGAACTGCAGGGCCGGGTGCCCACGCCGCTCTACACAATGGAGAACTACCGTCCCCATGTGTCGCACCACGGTGACAAGCGCGCACAGCCGGGGGACGCCGTCGTGCTGGACCGCGTCGCCCTGGTGGACATGGCGCCGGACGGCAACCATGCCGTCCGGCGCGTCCTCCAGTTGTGGGAACTTACGAAATGA
- the pgm gene encoding phosphoglucomutase (alpha-D-glucose-1,6-bisphosphate-dependent), protein MASRAGTVAQPQDLVDLTALLDAYYDVSPDLSDPGQRVAFGTSGHRGSSLKASFNEPHIVAITQAIVEYRAGQGITGPLYMAKDTHALSEPAQNSALEVLAANGVNVLIDARHGYTPTPALSHAILTHNNNAPAGAPQADGIVVTPSHNPPGDGGFKYNPPHGGPADTDATGWIANRANELLENGLRGVKRIPVADALAADTTGKFDFLSSYVDDLPSVLDLNAIREAGVRIGADPMGGASVDYWGEIGERHHLNLTVVNPTVDPQWAFMTLDWDEKIRMDCSSPFAMASLINRMADGASYDVATGNDADADRHGIVTPDGGLMNPNHYLAVAIDYLYRHRTGWNPQSVIGKTLVSSSIIDRVAGSLGRKLVEVPVGFKWFVPGLLSGEGAFGGEESAGASFNKMDGSVWTTDKDGILLALLASEITAVTGKSPSQLYKGLTDQFGDPVYARIDAAATREQKAALGKLSPSDVTATELAGETITAKLTEAPGNGASIGGLKVVTDNAWFAARPSGTEDVYKIYAESFKGADHLKQVQAEAKALVDGVIS, encoded by the coding sequence ATGGCTAGCCGCGCGGGCACAGTTGCCCAACCCCAAGACCTTGTTGACCTCACTGCGCTCCTGGATGCGTACTACGATGTTTCCCCGGACCTGAGTGACCCCGGCCAGCGCGTTGCGTTCGGCACCTCCGGTCACCGCGGGTCCAGCCTGAAGGCTTCGTTCAACGAGCCGCACATCGTGGCCATCACCCAGGCAATCGTGGAATACCGTGCCGGCCAGGGCATCACCGGGCCCCTGTACATGGCCAAGGACACGCACGCGCTCAGCGAGCCGGCCCAGAATTCCGCGCTGGAGGTGCTGGCAGCCAACGGCGTAAACGTCCTCATCGACGCGCGGCACGGCTACACGCCCACTCCCGCGCTGAGCCACGCCATCCTCACGCACAACAACAACGCCCCGGCCGGCGCCCCGCAGGCGGACGGCATTGTGGTCACCCCCAGCCACAACCCGCCCGGCGACGGCGGCTTCAAGTACAACCCGCCCCACGGCGGACCCGCCGACACCGACGCCACCGGCTGGATCGCCAACCGCGCCAACGAACTCCTCGAAAACGGCCTCCGCGGCGTCAAGCGCATCCCCGTGGCGGACGCCCTGGCGGCGGACACCACGGGCAAGTTCGACTTCCTCAGCAGCTACGTGGACGACCTCCCCTCCGTCCTGGACCTGAACGCCATCCGCGAAGCCGGCGTCCGGATCGGCGCCGACCCCATGGGTGGGGCGTCCGTTGATTACTGGGGCGAGATCGGCGAACGGCACCATCTGAACCTCACCGTGGTCAACCCCACCGTGGACCCGCAGTGGGCCTTCATGACGCTGGACTGGGACGAGAAGATCCGGATGGACTGCTCCTCGCCGTTCGCCATGGCCTCGCTGATCAACCGAATGGCCGACGGCGCCAGCTACGACGTCGCCACGGGCAACGACGCTGACGCCGACCGCCACGGCATCGTTACGCCGGACGGCGGGCTGATGAACCCGAACCACTACCTCGCCGTGGCGATCGACTACCTCTATCGCCACCGCACCGGCTGGAACCCGCAGTCGGTGATCGGCAAGACGCTCGTCTCCTCCTCGATCATCGACCGGGTGGCCGGGAGCCTGGGCCGCAAGCTGGTGGAGGTCCCCGTGGGCTTTAAGTGGTTTGTCCCCGGATTGCTGTCCGGCGAGGGCGCGTTCGGCGGCGAGGAATCCGCCGGCGCTTCGTTCAACAAGATGGACGGCAGCGTCTGGACCACGGACAAGGACGGCATCCTGCTGGCGCTGCTGGCCTCGGAGATCACCGCCGTAACGGGCAAGTCGCCGTCGCAGCTGTACAAGGGCCTCACGGACCAGTTCGGCGATCCCGTCTATGCCCGGATCGACGCCGCGGCCACGCGCGAACAGAAGGCGGCGCTCGGAAAGCTGTCGCCGTCCGATGTCACCGCCACCGAGCTCGCCGGCGAAACGATCACGGCCAAGCTCACTGAGGCACCCGGCAACGGTGCCTCGATCGGCGGCCTCAAGGTTGTCACCGACAACGCCTGGTTCGCTGCACGGCCGTCCGGCACCGAGGACGTCTACAAGATCTACGCCGAGTCCTTTAAGGGCGCCGACCACCTCAAGCAGGTCCAGGCCGAAGCCAAGGCACTGGTTGACGGGGTCATTTCGTAA
- a CDS encoding nuclease-related domain-containing protein — MAAGDGASEQSRLAAERIARLKRQLDHAERAAETWGAGAEGERRTARRLSELTPRGWFLLHDVHWPGRPLANLDHVLVGPGGVVVVDAKNWTGNVEIRAGVLRQNGYSRSPAVEGALGQAAAVAALLEAPHRHLVRSIICMAGQPDFAGTTGSGVEVLGINKVVARVAALPAVLEQQTVVGLYSHLGRQLTQPQAASAPHYRANTARYPAPRPHHGSVYPSPVSARSTGWPAAASPSAASPRSAGSRSAGSKSRARPISSRQVTGGLWSLLLLGIVVFAVTAPLWIR, encoded by the coding sequence ATGGCGGCAGGGGACGGTGCGTCCGAACAGTCGCGGCTGGCTGCGGAGCGCATCGCCCGCCTCAAGCGCCAGCTGGACCATGCCGAGCGCGCAGCCGAAACGTGGGGCGCGGGCGCCGAAGGTGAGCGGCGTACCGCCCGGCGGCTCAGCGAGCTGACCCCGCGCGGCTGGTTCCTCCTGCATGATGTCCACTGGCCTGGCCGCCCGCTGGCCAACCTGGACCACGTCCTGGTGGGTCCGGGCGGCGTGGTGGTGGTGGATGCCAAGAACTGGACCGGCAATGTGGAGATCAGGGCCGGTGTCCTGAGGCAAAACGGCTACAGCAGGAGCCCCGCCGTGGAAGGTGCCTTGGGCCAGGCAGCGGCCGTGGCTGCGCTGCTGGAGGCCCCGCACCGGCACCTGGTCCGGTCCATCATCTGCATGGCCGGGCAGCCGGACTTTGCCGGGACGACCGGTTCCGGAGTCGAGGTCCTGGGCATCAACAAGGTTGTTGCCCGGGTGGCGGCGCTGCCTGCGGTGCTGGAACAGCAGACAGTCGTGGGCCTCTACTCGCACCTGGGCCGGCAGCTGACCCAGCCCCAGGCAGCCTCAGCGCCGCACTATCGCGCCAACACGGCCCGATATCCGGCGCCACGACCCCACCACGGATCCGTGTACCCGTCCCCTGTTTCCGCACGCAGCACCGGCTGGCCGGCCGCCGCATCCCCGTCCGCAGCTTCCCCCAGGTCCGCCGGTTCCAGGTCCGCTGGTTCCAAATCCCGGGCCAGGCCCATCAGCAGCCGCCAGGTGACAGGCGGCCTGTGGAGCCTGTTGCTCCTCGGGATCGTGGTGTTTGCAGTGACGGCCCCGCTCTGGATCCGGTAG
- a CDS encoding DUF4190 domain-containing protein, with product MTNQPAPGDEGTPNGYQPPSNIPPQGSWIPPQSNGYGQPSAGAYGTAYGQPSYYGFPPEPKGLSIASLCCGIAVFLGLGIFILPQIAAVVLGHLALFREPAGRGLAIAGLVLGYLGLALTAIVLTFIVVAIFAAANSGYSY from the coding sequence ATGACTAACCAGCCTGCTCCCGGCGACGAAGGGACGCCAAATGGCTACCAGCCGCCGTCGAATATTCCGCCGCAGGGATCCTGGATCCCGCCGCAGTCCAACGGGTACGGCCAGCCGTCCGCGGGGGCGTACGGCACAGCCTACGGGCAGCCTTCCTACTACGGTTTTCCGCCTGAACCCAAAGGCCTGAGCATTGCCAGCCTGTGTTGCGGCATAGCTGTATTCCTGGGCCTGGGGATTTTCATCCTTCCCCAGATTGCTGCCGTGGTCCTGGGCCACTTGGCCTTGTTCCGGGAACCTGCGGGCCGGGGACTGGCCATCGCCGGCCTGGTCCTGGGCTATCTGGGCCTTGCATTGACGGCCATCGTGCTGACGTTTATCGTTGTGGCGATTTTCGCGGCAGCCAACTCCGGCTACAGCTACTAG
- a CDS encoding phosphotransferase: MSTNRRVPLDRAPAERSPVSRRLYRAAPGEAPDVELMPAGDVTEGVVRVGGTIRRPHQSQSYAVADYLDWLEDAGFEGSPRFLGRDAEGRDVLTFVPGDCAGALPERWAQSEELLASVGRLLRRLHLASAGFVPKDHPFPPRPVRQDTLTGDPARLVCHLDVTPQNVVVRDGRAAGLVDFDLAGPSTALKDSFNTAMHWVALRDPADAWPGWEELDPLRRLRIFADAYGWTDHERRRLPHFGADAVRLSYDRMEYNARTLGGGWARMWDEGVGGLIERRAAWLEANAARLVRALTTDFAD; the protein is encoded by the coding sequence ATGAGCACCAACCGCCGCGTTCCACTTGACCGGGCACCGGCCGAGCGGTCACCGGTTAGCCGGCGCCTCTACCGCGCCGCTCCGGGTGAGGCGCCCGACGTCGAACTCATGCCGGCGGGCGACGTCACCGAAGGTGTGGTGCGGGTGGGCGGAACGATCCGCCGCCCGCACCAGTCTCAGAGTTACGCCGTGGCTGACTACCTTGACTGGCTGGAAGACGCCGGCTTCGAAGGCTCCCCCCGGTTCCTGGGCCGCGACGCCGAAGGCCGCGATGTCCTGACGTTCGTGCCCGGGGACTGTGCGGGCGCGCTGCCTGAGCGCTGGGCGCAGTCGGAGGAGCTCCTGGCGTCCGTGGGACGCCTGCTCCGCCGGCTGCACTTGGCCTCCGCCGGATTCGTGCCCAAGGACCACCCCTTCCCGCCGCGGCCGGTCCGGCAGGACACCCTCACGGGCGACCCTGCCCGGCTGGTCTGCCACCTCGATGTGACCCCGCAGAACGTGGTGGTCCGGGACGGGCGGGCAGCCGGGTTGGTGGATTTCGACCTCGCGGGGCCGAGTACTGCCCTCAAGGACTCCTTTAACACCGCGATGCACTGGGTGGCCCTCCGGGACCCGGCCGACGCGTGGCCCGGCTGGGAGGAACTGGATCCGCTCCGGCGGCTCCGAATCTTCGCCGATGCGTATGGCTGGACAGACCACGAACGACGGCGGCTTCCGCACTTCGGCGCGGACGCCGTCCGCCTGTCCTACGACCGCATGGAATACAATGCCCGGACCCTCGGCGGCGGCTGGGCGCGGATGTGGGACGAAGGCGTGGGCGGACTCATTGAGCGCAGGGCCGCATGGCTGGAGGCGAACGCCGCCCGCCTGGTGCGGGCACTGACGACTGACTTTGCCGACTGA